One part of the Mytilus trossulus isolate FHL-02 chromosome 11, PNRI_Mtr1.1.1.hap1, whole genome shotgun sequence genome encodes these proteins:
- the LOC134690616 gene encoding cholecystokinin receptor type A-like — MIIHIAKVAAGFIPFMESNSTNDTHITLDDIDYEQFLKKDIPATVFLILLSIIGSVGNIHTILVYLFSPIMAKLAVRFFILWLASIDLTACLFCMPFEIFDIRYSYTFSSVVACKFFRFLNHVVTLASGGLLTAIAIERFRINTKQLHRNTRKPGTWINIISGIILGVAVVLSIPAFVFYGLNEKETDILGLTGKDCTILSEYQNLRTAVSYSGVVILLSTICVIVCVVIYGKILYVICTQMKKEKKRKDKPNHYHINESTSDVKSFNTQAISTINNSEVELRNVQTEVTVKSKDKSSKTASKYEKGRRLTISLIVATAVSYAGYLIYVFTILVKITNPKLYENSIRPATAILLRAYFINNASNPIVFCLIDKTFRKECLKLYKKTICAKKLYQMYN; from the coding sequence CATGGAATCAAACTCAACGAACGATACTCATATCACTTTGGATGATATAGATTATGAGCAATTTCTGAAGAAAGATATTCCAGCCACTGTCTTTCTTATTCTTCTCTCAATCATTGGAAGTGTAGGCAATATCCATACGATCTTAGTTTATCTCTTTTCGCCAATAATGGCGAAATTGGCGGTTCGATTTTTCATCCTATGGCTCGCCTCTATTGACCTTACAGCATGTTTGTTTTGTATGCCTTTTGAGATTTTTGACATCCGGTACAGCTATACCTTTTCGTCAGTCGTTGCTTGTAAATTCTTCCGATTCCTGAATCATGTCGTTACTTTGGCTTCCGGTGGACTTCTAACCGCCATTGCCATTGAAAGATTCCGAATTAACACTAAACAGTTGCATCGGAACACGAGGAAACCTGGGACTTGGATAAATATTATATCAGGTATAATTCTTGGGGTTGCTGTTGTATTATCAATTCCAGCGTTTGTATTTTATGGTTTGAATGAAAAGGAAACGGACATTCTTGGTTTGACGGGTAAAGACTGCACTATTTTATCGGAGTATCAAAATTTACGCACTGCTGTCTCATACTCCGGCGTAGTTATTCTTCTAAGTACTATTTGCGTCATTGTATGTGTGGTTATATATGGAAAAATTTTATACGTGATATGCACTCAAATGAAGAAAGAGAAAAAACGAAAAGACAAACCAAATCACTACCACATAAATGAGTCCACGTCCGACGTGAAATCATTTAATACGCAAGCTATCTCAACAATCAATAATAGTGAGGTGGAACTGAGAAATGTTCAAACGGAAGTGACAGTCAAATCGAAAGATAAGTCGTCAAAAACAGCCAGCAAATACGAGAAAGGGAGACGACTGACTATAAGCCTTATAGTGGCAACTGCCGTTTCGTACGCAGGATATTTAATTTATGTGTTcacaatattggtaaaaattaCGAATCCTAAACTGTACGAAAATAGTATTCGACCAGCAACTGCGATTCTTCTACGTGCGTATTTTATAAACAATGCATCCAACCCTATTGtcttttgtctcattgacaagaCTTTCAGAAAGGAATGTTTGAAATTGTACAAGAAGACGATATGTGCTAAGAAATTGTACCAAATGTATAACTGA